The proteins below are encoded in one region of Sander lucioperca isolate FBNREF2018 chromosome 11, SLUC_FBN_1.2, whole genome shotgun sequence:
- the LOC116055213 gene encoding mediator of RNA polymerase II transcription subunit 26 isoform X1, whose product MTAATATPQVMRDRLLQAIDGQSNQICNMVVVMEVISYLEKHPITKEALEETRLGKLINDVRKRTKNEDLAKRAKKLLRNWQKLIEPGKGEVLSKGHTGASWSSNGGAHPCISIPAATTPSGKTGAELKNRNDFNNCYSSRLEKPSNRKRKGDQKEGQLLPAKISKTTLNDKLHNSKQLPTNGIGGSSEIFTDTCANQPLDREISEPLDSDRLIKIPVNAVKPHPSALGYSKPPSTSSLLKASVLQQQARQEQAVSGGQNRPRSPRCSLHSPQTPKQEAGVKPTTSQAQGLSSPTVRPGSVDTSGLGPSTQPFSGCVQGLHTDGSDLDSQTRPPIMSHHNSYASCCSDVASLEDDGAVSRTEKRKRQKYRPKDHVVNLEGQPVEDSTKPVRLKDRRLTFDPVTGQIKSSFYKESCHEGEVILGHRPESQLSEQPKQNPPVPPSPFQQTDWKELSRSEIIQSYLSQQCNVLTSSGAHTPGAHFFMTEFLKKEEHRSTDVKKTHVLAPELPARDLPGVSREIINEDLNRLHKQHWSGVNGCYDTKGSWYDWTECISLDPHGDESRLNILPYVCLD is encoded by the exons ATGACAGCGGCTACAGCCACTCCGCAGGTGATGAGAGACCGGCTGCTACAGGCCATCGACGGCCAGAGCAAT CAGATATGCAACATGGTGGTAGTTATGGAGGTGATCTCCTATTTGGAGAAACATCCTATCACCAAAGAGGCACTGGAG GAAACCCGTCTTGGCAAGCTCATCAACGATGTCCGGAAGAGAACCAAGAATGAGGACCTTGCAAAAAGGGCCAAGAAGCTCCTGCGAAACTGGCAGAAGCTCATTGAGCCGGGGAAGGGTGAAGTGTTGTCCAAAGGACACACCGGTGCATCATGGTCTTCCAATGGTGGTGCTCATCCCTGCATCTCCATTCCAGCTGCCACCACACCATCAGGTAAAACGGGCGCAGAGTTGAAGAACAGAAATGACTTCAACAACTGCTACTCCTCAAGGCTGGAGAAACCCAGCAACAGGAAACGTAAGGGTGACCAGAAGGAAGGACAGCTCTTACCAGCCAAGATATCCAAAACGACTCTTAATGATAAATTGCATAACTCCAAACAGCTGCCAACCAATGGAATAGGCGGTAGCTCAGAAATTTTTACAGATACTTGTGCAAATCAGCCTTTAGACAGGGAGATTTCTGAGCCATTGGATAGTGACAGGCTAATTAAAATCCCAGTCAATGCTGTAAAACCTCATCCAAGTGCCCTGGGATACAGCAAACCTCCTAGCACTTCTTCTTTGCTAAAAGCATCAGTTCTGCAGCAGCAAGCCAGACAAGAGCAAGCTGTCTCTGGGGGGCAGAATCGACCCAGAAGCCCACGCTGTTCTTTGCACAGTCCTCAAACTCCAAAGCAGGAAGCTGGTGTCAAACCAACTACATCACAAGCACAGGGTCTTTCTAGCCCCACTGTGAGGCCTGGGTCTGTGGACACCTCTGGGCTGGGCCCTTCCACTCAGCCTTTCAGTGGTTGCGTTCAGGGTTTGCACACAGACGGTTCAGATTTGGATTCTCAAACCAGGCCTCCGATTATGtctcatcacaactcgtatgcCTCCTGCTGCAGTGATGTGGCCAGTTTGGAAGATGACGGTGCTGTTAGCAGAacagagaaaaggaaaagacagaAATACAGGCCTAAGGATCATGTGGTAAATTTAGAGGGACAGCCTGTAGAAGACAGCACTAAACCAGTCAGGTTAAAAGACCGAAGACTTACATTTGACCCTGTAACAGGACAGATCAAATCCTCCTTTTATAAGGAGTCTTGCCATGAGGGGGAGGTCATACTAGGCCACAGACCTGAATCTCAGTTGTCAGAACAGCCGAAGCAGAATCCACCGGTTCCTCCCAGTCCCTTCCAGCAGACAGACTGGAAAGAGCTGTCGAGGAGTGAAATAATCCAGTCGTACCTTAGCCAGCAATGCAACGTGCTGACATCGTCAGGCGCCCACACCCCTGGTGCACACTTTTTCATGACAGAGTTCTTGAAAAAAGAGGAACACCGAAGTACGGATGTCAAGAAAACACATGTGTTGGCACCAGAACTCCCAGCAAGGGATTTACCGGGGGTTAGCAGAGAAATCATCAATGAAGATCTGAACAGATTACACAAGCAACACTGGTCCGGGGTTAACGGTTGCTATGACACAAAGGGTAGTTGGTATGACTGGACCGAGTGCATCTCCTTAGACCCGCATGGAGATGAGAGCCGGTTGAACATACTGCCTTACGTCTGTCTGGATTAA
- the LOC116055213 gene encoding mediator of RNA polymerase II transcription subunit 26 isoform X2 has translation MTAATATPQVMRDRLLQAIDGQSNICNMVVVMEVISYLEKHPITKEALEETRLGKLINDVRKRTKNEDLAKRAKKLLRNWQKLIEPGKGEVLSKGHTGASWSSNGGAHPCISIPAATTPSGKTGAELKNRNDFNNCYSSRLEKPSNRKRKGDQKEGQLLPAKISKTTLNDKLHNSKQLPTNGIGGSSEIFTDTCANQPLDREISEPLDSDRLIKIPVNAVKPHPSALGYSKPPSTSSLLKASVLQQQARQEQAVSGGQNRPRSPRCSLHSPQTPKQEAGVKPTTSQAQGLSSPTVRPGSVDTSGLGPSTQPFSGCVQGLHTDGSDLDSQTRPPIMSHHNSYASCCSDVASLEDDGAVSRTEKRKRQKYRPKDHVVNLEGQPVEDSTKPVRLKDRRLTFDPVTGQIKSSFYKESCHEGEVILGHRPESQLSEQPKQNPPVPPSPFQQTDWKELSRSEIIQSYLSQQCNVLTSSGAHTPGAHFFMTEFLKKEEHRSTDVKKTHVLAPELPARDLPGVSREIINEDLNRLHKQHWSGVNGCYDTKGSWYDWTECISLDPHGDESRLNILPYVCLD, from the exons ATGACAGCGGCTACAGCCACTCCGCAGGTGATGAGAGACCGGCTGCTACAGGCCATCGACGGCCAGAGCAAT ATATGCAACATGGTGGTAGTTATGGAGGTGATCTCCTATTTGGAGAAACATCCTATCACCAAAGAGGCACTGGAG GAAACCCGTCTTGGCAAGCTCATCAACGATGTCCGGAAGAGAACCAAGAATGAGGACCTTGCAAAAAGGGCCAAGAAGCTCCTGCGAAACTGGCAGAAGCTCATTGAGCCGGGGAAGGGTGAAGTGTTGTCCAAAGGACACACCGGTGCATCATGGTCTTCCAATGGTGGTGCTCATCCCTGCATCTCCATTCCAGCTGCCACCACACCATCAGGTAAAACGGGCGCAGAGTTGAAGAACAGAAATGACTTCAACAACTGCTACTCCTCAAGGCTGGAGAAACCCAGCAACAGGAAACGTAAGGGTGACCAGAAGGAAGGACAGCTCTTACCAGCCAAGATATCCAAAACGACTCTTAATGATAAATTGCATAACTCCAAACAGCTGCCAACCAATGGAATAGGCGGTAGCTCAGAAATTTTTACAGATACTTGTGCAAATCAGCCTTTAGACAGGGAGATTTCTGAGCCATTGGATAGTGACAGGCTAATTAAAATCCCAGTCAATGCTGTAAAACCTCATCCAAGTGCCCTGGGATACAGCAAACCTCCTAGCACTTCTTCTTTGCTAAAAGCATCAGTTCTGCAGCAGCAAGCCAGACAAGAGCAAGCTGTCTCTGGGGGGCAGAATCGACCCAGAAGCCCACGCTGTTCTTTGCACAGTCCTCAAACTCCAAAGCAGGAAGCTGGTGTCAAACCAACTACATCACAAGCACAGGGTCTTTCTAGCCCCACTGTGAGGCCTGGGTCTGTGGACACCTCTGGGCTGGGCCCTTCCACTCAGCCTTTCAGTGGTTGCGTTCAGGGTTTGCACACAGACGGTTCAGATTTGGATTCTCAAACCAGGCCTCCGATTATGtctcatcacaactcgtatgcCTCCTGCTGCAGTGATGTGGCCAGTTTGGAAGATGACGGTGCTGTTAGCAGAacagagaaaaggaaaagacagaAATACAGGCCTAAGGATCATGTGGTAAATTTAGAGGGACAGCCTGTAGAAGACAGCACTAAACCAGTCAGGTTAAAAGACCGAAGACTTACATTTGACCCTGTAACAGGACAGATCAAATCCTCCTTTTATAAGGAGTCTTGCCATGAGGGGGAGGTCATACTAGGCCACAGACCTGAATCTCAGTTGTCAGAACAGCCGAAGCAGAATCCACCGGTTCCTCCCAGTCCCTTCCAGCAGACAGACTGGAAAGAGCTGTCGAGGAGTGAAATAATCCAGTCGTACCTTAGCCAGCAATGCAACGTGCTGACATCGTCAGGCGCCCACACCCCTGGTGCACACTTTTTCATGACAGAGTTCTTGAAAAAAGAGGAACACCGAAGTACGGATGTCAAGAAAACACATGTGTTGGCACCAGAACTCCCAGCAAGGGATTTACCGGGGGTTAGCAGAGAAATCATCAATGAAGATCTGAACAGATTACACAAGCAACACTGGTCCGGGGTTAACGGTTGCTATGACACAAAGGGTAGTTGGTATGACTGGACCGAGTGCATCTCCTTAGACCCGCATGGAGATGAGAGCCGGTTGAACATACTGCCTTACGTCTGTCTGGATTAA
- the smim7 gene encoding small integral membrane protein 7 yields the protein MIGDLLIFGTLLVNAGAVLNFKLKRKESQGFGDESKSPTTGDNIRDFLLSLRYFRIFIALWNIFMMFCMVVLFGS from the exons ATGATCGGAGATCTGTTGATATTCGg GACCTTACTGGTGAATGCAGGGGCTGTGCTGAACTTCAAGCT CAAAAGAAAGGAGTCCCAAGGATTTGGAGATGAGTCCAAATCACCGACAacag GTGACAACATCAGAGATTTTCTGCTCAGCCTGCGATACTTTAGGATCTTCATCGCTCTCTGGAACATCTTCATGATGTTCTGCATGGTCGT ATTGTTTGGGTCCTGA
- the tmem38a gene encoding trimeric intracellular cation channel type A, which translates to MEVLAVLNLGDFAQVFSKMGMFPVFDLAYYIVSILYLKYEPGSVEVSRKSPVASWLCAMLYCFGSYILADIMLGSSPIDYFQYNSHILLASAVWYLLFYCPLNLFYKCVAFLPVKLVLVALKEVVRTRKIAAGVHHAHHAYHHGFFIMVFVGYVKGSGVALISNFEQLLRGVWRPDTNEILNMSFPTKASLYGAILFTLQEAHWLPVSKSTLILIFTLFMATCKVVMTARHSHGSPFALIESWVCHLLFGSPLGGSEEDHHHPPASVPSSPLKTKEELSEGTRKRKVKKAE; encoded by the exons ATGGAAGTGTTGGCAGTTCTTAATTTGGGCGATTTTGCCCAAGTTTTCTCCAAAATGGGAATGTTTCCCGTGTTTGATCTCGCTTATTACATCGTGTCCATCCTCTACCTCAAGTATGAACCAG GCTCGGTGGAGGTTTCTCGCAAGAGTCCCGTGGCCTCCTGGCTCTGTGCCATGCTCTACTGCTTTGGTAGTTACATCCTGGCAGACATCATGCTTGGAAGCTCCCCCATCGACTATTTCCAATACAACAGCCACATCCTGTTGGCCTCAGCTGTCTG GTACCTCCTCTTTTACTGCCCACTGAACCTCTTCTATAAATGCGTGGCTTTCCTGCCCGTCAAGCTGGTGTTGGTCGCCCTGAAGGAAGTCGTCCGCACTCGTAAGATCGCAGCAGGTGTTCACCACGCCCACCACGCCTACCACCACGGCTTCTTCATCATGGTTTTCGTTGGATACGTCAAAG GGTCTGGAGTGGCTCTCATTTCCAATTTTGAGCAGCTGCTGCGTGGTGTGTGGAGGCCCGACACCAATGAGATCCTCAACATGTCATT CCCGACCAAAGCCAGTCTGTACGGAGCCATCCTCTTCACCCTGCAGGAGGCTCACTGGCTGCCAGTGTCCAAGAGCACCCTCATCCTCATCTTCACCCTCTTCATGGCCACATGCAAG GTGGTGATGACCGCCCGACACTCTCACGGCTCCCCCTTCGCTCTCATTGAGTCCTGGGTTTGCCATCTGCTGTTCGGCTCCCCTCTGGGTGGATCTGAGGAGGACCATCATCATCCTCCCGCCTCTGTCCCATCTTCACCTCTCAAAACCAAGGAGGAGCTGAGTGAAGGTACCCGCAAGAGGAAGGTCAAGAAAGCCGAGTAG